A genomic stretch from Thunnus maccoyii chromosome 19, fThuMac1.1, whole genome shotgun sequence includes:
- the LOC121885146 gene encoding proteinase-activated receptor 2-like isoform X5, protein MTLKTRWSHLFLLLCCVQTCLCQSGEYEEGEYEEGQGPGDGHPRTPPPFPPSQGPGDGHPREYELVTVQLFTVLLQEGAPGLESLGGVDGNSRDSEALSNGPPLLNITVRSKDKEFLSSHLTTIFLPIIYIIVFAVGLPTNAMAIWVFLFRTKKKRPSSIYMANLALADLLFVIWVPLKISYHFNGNNWIYGEGLCKVLVAFFYSNMYCSIAFITCISVQRYWAVVHPLSEQQRDNRIPVAVSVTVWVVVWLITIPLYLYDQQVRITNFNPKILTCHDVTRESQVKIAAGYFLTMGTLGFVVPTIVCIISYILMLKALRNSMTDAAITKKRRKAVVLMITVLVMFLVCFTPSNIMLLVHYILLLGGADNHLYRFYITTLCLASLNSCIDPFVYYFISKNFRDHVKNTFLCRSERTVKRMKVSFRAPKNSQEQHTMLNSDNTQSTEC, encoded by the exons GTGAATATGAAGAGG GTCAAGGTCCAGGAGACGGTCATCCAC GTACACCTCCACCATTTCCACCAA GTCAAGGTCCAGGAGACGGTCATCCAC GTGAATATGAACTAG TTACAGTGCAATTAT TTACAGTGCTATTAC AAGAAGGCGCCCCTGGTTTAGAGAGCCTAGGTGGGGTGGATGGCAACTCCCGAGACAGTGAAGCACTGAGCAATGGTCCACCGCTACTAAATATTACAG TCAGATCCAAAGACAAAGAATTCCTGAGCAGTCATCTTACAACTATCTTCCTCCCAATCATCTACATCATTGTGTTTGCTGTGGGGCTGCCCACCAACGCCATGGCAATATGGGTATTCCTCTTCAGGACCAAGAAAAAGCGCCCGTCGTCAATCTACATGGCAAACCTGGCTCTGGCTGATTTGCTCTTTGTCATTTGGGTCCCCCTGAAGATATCATACCACTTCAACGGGAACAACTGGATCTACGGAGAAGGGCTGTGCAAAGTGCTGGTGGCGTTTTTCTACAGCAACATGTACTGCTCCATCGCCTTTATCACCTGCATAAGTGTCCAGCGTTATTGGGCGGTGGTCCACCCACTGTCCGAGCAGCAGAGGGACAACCGTATACCCGTTGCCGTCTCCGTCACAGTCTGGGTGGTGGTCTGGCTTATCACCATCCCTCTCTACCTGTATGACCAACAGGTCAGAATAACAAACTTCAATCCAAAAATCCTTACCTGCCATGATGTCACCAGGGAAAGTCAGGTGAAAATAGCAGCTGGCTACTTCCTGACAATGGGAACTCTGGGATTTGTTGTTCCCACTATTGTGTGTATCATATCCTACATCCTCATGCTCAAAGCTCTCAGGAACAGCATGACAGATGCTGCCATCACCAAGAAGCGACGGAAGGCTGTGGTCTTGATGATCACGGTGTTGGTTATGTTTTTAGTGTGCTTTACCCCCAGTAACATCATGCTGCTGGTACACTATATCCTCTTGTTGGGCGGGGCTGACAACCACCTGTACAGATTTTATATCACCACCCTGTGTCTGGCTAGTCTCAACAGCTGCATCGACCCTTTTGTTTACTACTTTATCTCCAAGAATTTCAGGGATCATGTGAAGAACACGTTCCTCTGCAGGAGCGAGAGAACAGTGAAGAGGATGAAGGTTTCCTTCAGGGCTCCGAAAAACTCACAAGAGCAACACACTATGCTTAACTCAGATAACACACAGAGTACTGAATGCTAG
- the LOC121885146 gene encoding proteinase-activated receptor 2-like isoform X2, protein MTLKTRWSHLFLLLCCVQTCLCQSGEYELGEYELGEYEEGQGPGDGHPRTPPPFPPSQGPGDGHPREYELVTVQLFTVLLQEGAPGLESLGGVDGNSRDSEALSNGPPLLNITVRSKDKEFLSSHLTTIFLPIIYIIVFAVGLPTNAMAIWVFLFRTKKKRPSSIYMANLALADLLFVIWVPLKISYHFNGNNWIYGEGLCKVLVAFFYSNMYCSIAFITCISVQRYWAVVHPLSEQQRDNRIPVAVSVTVWVVVWLITIPLYLYDQQVRITNFNPKILTCHDVTRESQVKIAAGYFLTMGTLGFVVPTIVCIISYILMLKALRNSMTDAAITKKRRKAVVLMITVLVMFLVCFTPSNIMLLVHYILLLGGADNHLYRFYITTLCLASLNSCIDPFVYYFISKNFRDHVKNTFLCRSERTVKRMKVSFRAPKNSQEQHTMLNSDNTQSTEC, encoded by the exons gtGAATATGAACTAG GTGAATATGAAGAGG GTCAAGGTCCAGGAGACGGTCATCCAC GTACACCTCCACCATTTCCACCAA GTCAAGGTCCAGGAGACGGTCATCCAC GTGAATATGAACTAG TTACAGTGCAATTAT TTACAGTGCTATTAC AAGAAGGCGCCCCTGGTTTAGAGAGCCTAGGTGGGGTGGATGGCAACTCCCGAGACAGTGAAGCACTGAGCAATGGTCCACCGCTACTAAATATTACAG TCAGATCCAAAGACAAAGAATTCCTGAGCAGTCATCTTACAACTATCTTCCTCCCAATCATCTACATCATTGTGTTTGCTGTGGGGCTGCCCACCAACGCCATGGCAATATGGGTATTCCTCTTCAGGACCAAGAAAAAGCGCCCGTCGTCAATCTACATGGCAAACCTGGCTCTGGCTGATTTGCTCTTTGTCATTTGGGTCCCCCTGAAGATATCATACCACTTCAACGGGAACAACTGGATCTACGGAGAAGGGCTGTGCAAAGTGCTGGTGGCGTTTTTCTACAGCAACATGTACTGCTCCATCGCCTTTATCACCTGCATAAGTGTCCAGCGTTATTGGGCGGTGGTCCACCCACTGTCCGAGCAGCAGAGGGACAACCGTATACCCGTTGCCGTCTCCGTCACAGTCTGGGTGGTGGTCTGGCTTATCACCATCCCTCTCTACCTGTATGACCAACAGGTCAGAATAACAAACTTCAATCCAAAAATCCTTACCTGCCATGATGTCACCAGGGAAAGTCAGGTGAAAATAGCAGCTGGCTACTTCCTGACAATGGGAACTCTGGGATTTGTTGTTCCCACTATTGTGTGTATCATATCCTACATCCTCATGCTCAAAGCTCTCAGGAACAGCATGACAGATGCTGCCATCACCAAGAAGCGACGGAAGGCTGTGGTCTTGATGATCACGGTGTTGGTTATGTTTTTAGTGTGCTTTACCCCCAGTAACATCATGCTGCTGGTACACTATATCCTCTTGTTGGGCGGGGCTGACAACCACCTGTACAGATTTTATATCACCACCCTGTGTCTGGCTAGTCTCAACAGCTGCATCGACCCTTTTGTTTACTACTTTATCTCCAAGAATTTCAGGGATCATGTGAAGAACACGTTCCTCTGCAGGAGCGAGAGAACAGTGAAGAGGATGAAGGTTTCCTTCAGGGCTCCGAAAAACTCACAAGAGCAACACACTATGCTTAACTCAGATAACACACAGAGTACTGAATGCTAG
- the LOC121885146 gene encoding proteinase-activated receptor 2-like isoform X4 — translation MTLKTRWSHLFLLLCCVQTCLCQSGEYELGEYEEGQGPGDGHPRTPPPFPPSQGPGDGHPREYELVTVQLFTVLLQEGAPGLESLGGVDGNSRDSEALSNGPPLLNITVRSKDKEFLSSHLTTIFLPIIYIIVFAVGLPTNAMAIWVFLFRTKKKRPSSIYMANLALADLLFVIWVPLKISYHFNGNNWIYGEGLCKVLVAFFYSNMYCSIAFITCISVQRYWAVVHPLSEQQRDNRIPVAVSVTVWVVVWLITIPLYLYDQQVRITNFNPKILTCHDVTRESQVKIAAGYFLTMGTLGFVVPTIVCIISYILMLKALRNSMTDAAITKKRRKAVVLMITVLVMFLVCFTPSNIMLLVHYILLLGGADNHLYRFYITTLCLASLNSCIDPFVYYFISKNFRDHVKNTFLCRSERTVKRMKVSFRAPKNSQEQHTMLNSDNTQSTEC, via the exons GTGAATATGAAGAGG GTCAAGGTCCAGGAGACGGTCATCCAC GTACACCTCCACCATTTCCACCAA GTCAAGGTCCAGGAGACGGTCATCCAC GTGAATATGAACTAG TTACAGTGCAATTAT TTACAGTGCTATTAC AAGAAGGCGCCCCTGGTTTAGAGAGCCTAGGTGGGGTGGATGGCAACTCCCGAGACAGTGAAGCACTGAGCAATGGTCCACCGCTACTAAATATTACAG TCAGATCCAAAGACAAAGAATTCCTGAGCAGTCATCTTACAACTATCTTCCTCCCAATCATCTACATCATTGTGTTTGCTGTGGGGCTGCCCACCAACGCCATGGCAATATGGGTATTCCTCTTCAGGACCAAGAAAAAGCGCCCGTCGTCAATCTACATGGCAAACCTGGCTCTGGCTGATTTGCTCTTTGTCATTTGGGTCCCCCTGAAGATATCATACCACTTCAACGGGAACAACTGGATCTACGGAGAAGGGCTGTGCAAAGTGCTGGTGGCGTTTTTCTACAGCAACATGTACTGCTCCATCGCCTTTATCACCTGCATAAGTGTCCAGCGTTATTGGGCGGTGGTCCACCCACTGTCCGAGCAGCAGAGGGACAACCGTATACCCGTTGCCGTCTCCGTCACAGTCTGGGTGGTGGTCTGGCTTATCACCATCCCTCTCTACCTGTATGACCAACAGGTCAGAATAACAAACTTCAATCCAAAAATCCTTACCTGCCATGATGTCACCAGGGAAAGTCAGGTGAAAATAGCAGCTGGCTACTTCCTGACAATGGGAACTCTGGGATTTGTTGTTCCCACTATTGTGTGTATCATATCCTACATCCTCATGCTCAAAGCTCTCAGGAACAGCATGACAGATGCTGCCATCACCAAGAAGCGACGGAAGGCTGTGGTCTTGATGATCACGGTGTTGGTTATGTTTTTAGTGTGCTTTACCCCCAGTAACATCATGCTGCTGGTACACTATATCCTCTTGTTGGGCGGGGCTGACAACCACCTGTACAGATTTTATATCACCACCCTGTGTCTGGCTAGTCTCAACAGCTGCATCGACCCTTTTGTTTACTACTTTATCTCCAAGAATTTCAGGGATCATGTGAAGAACACGTTCCTCTGCAGGAGCGAGAGAACAGTGAAGAGGATGAAGGTTTCCTTCAGGGCTCCGAAAAACTCACAAGAGCAACACACTATGCTTAACTCAGATAACACACAGAGTACTGAATGCTAG
- the LOC121885146 gene encoding proteinase-activated receptor 2-like isoform X3, whose product MTLKTRWSHLFLLLCCVQTCLCQSGEYEEGEYELGEYEEGQGPGDGHPRTPPPFPPSQGPGDGHPREYELVTVQLFTVLLQEGAPGLESLGGVDGNSRDSEALSNGPPLLNITVRSKDKEFLSSHLTTIFLPIIYIIVFAVGLPTNAMAIWVFLFRTKKKRPSSIYMANLALADLLFVIWVPLKISYHFNGNNWIYGEGLCKVLVAFFYSNMYCSIAFITCISVQRYWAVVHPLSEQQRDNRIPVAVSVTVWVVVWLITIPLYLYDQQVRITNFNPKILTCHDVTRESQVKIAAGYFLTMGTLGFVVPTIVCIISYILMLKALRNSMTDAAITKKRRKAVVLMITVLVMFLVCFTPSNIMLLVHYILLLGGADNHLYRFYITTLCLASLNSCIDPFVYYFISKNFRDHVKNTFLCRSERTVKRMKVSFRAPKNSQEQHTMLNSDNTQSTEC is encoded by the exons GTGAATATGAAGAGG GTCAAGGTCCAGGAGACGGTCATCCAC GTACACCTCCACCATTTCCACCAA GTCAAGGTCCAGGAGACGGTCATCCAC GTGAATATGAACTAG TTACAGTGCAATTAT TTACAGTGCTATTAC AAGAAGGCGCCCCTGGTTTAGAGAGCCTAGGTGGGGTGGATGGCAACTCCCGAGACAGTGAAGCACTGAGCAATGGTCCACCGCTACTAAATATTACAG TCAGATCCAAAGACAAAGAATTCCTGAGCAGTCATCTTACAACTATCTTCCTCCCAATCATCTACATCATTGTGTTTGCTGTGGGGCTGCCCACCAACGCCATGGCAATATGGGTATTCCTCTTCAGGACCAAGAAAAAGCGCCCGTCGTCAATCTACATGGCAAACCTGGCTCTGGCTGATTTGCTCTTTGTCATTTGGGTCCCCCTGAAGATATCATACCACTTCAACGGGAACAACTGGATCTACGGAGAAGGGCTGTGCAAAGTGCTGGTGGCGTTTTTCTACAGCAACATGTACTGCTCCATCGCCTTTATCACCTGCATAAGTGTCCAGCGTTATTGGGCGGTGGTCCACCCACTGTCCGAGCAGCAGAGGGACAACCGTATACCCGTTGCCGTCTCCGTCACAGTCTGGGTGGTGGTCTGGCTTATCACCATCCCTCTCTACCTGTATGACCAACAGGTCAGAATAACAAACTTCAATCCAAAAATCCTTACCTGCCATGATGTCACCAGGGAAAGTCAGGTGAAAATAGCAGCTGGCTACTTCCTGACAATGGGAACTCTGGGATTTGTTGTTCCCACTATTGTGTGTATCATATCCTACATCCTCATGCTCAAAGCTCTCAGGAACAGCATGACAGATGCTGCCATCACCAAGAAGCGACGGAAGGCTGTGGTCTTGATGATCACGGTGTTGGTTATGTTTTTAGTGTGCTTTACCCCCAGTAACATCATGCTGCTGGTACACTATATCCTCTTGTTGGGCGGGGCTGACAACCACCTGTACAGATTTTATATCACCACCCTGTGTCTGGCTAGTCTCAACAGCTGCATCGACCCTTTTGTTTACTACTTTATCTCCAAGAATTTCAGGGATCATGTGAAGAACACGTTCCTCTGCAGGAGCGAGAGAACAGTGAAGAGGATGAAGGTTTCCTTCAGGGCTCCGAAAAACTCACAAGAGCAACACACTATGCTTAACTCAGATAACACACAGAGTACTGAATGCTAG
- the LOC121885146 gene encoding proteinase-activated receptor 2-like isoform X6 gives MTLKTRWSHLFLLLCCVQTCLCQSGEYEEGQGPGDGHPRTPPPFPPSQGPGDGHPREYELVTVQLFTVLLQEGAPGLESLGGVDGNSRDSEALSNGPPLLNITVRSKDKEFLSSHLTTIFLPIIYIIVFAVGLPTNAMAIWVFLFRTKKKRPSSIYMANLALADLLFVIWVPLKISYHFNGNNWIYGEGLCKVLVAFFYSNMYCSIAFITCISVQRYWAVVHPLSEQQRDNRIPVAVSVTVWVVVWLITIPLYLYDQQVRITNFNPKILTCHDVTRESQVKIAAGYFLTMGTLGFVVPTIVCIISYILMLKALRNSMTDAAITKKRRKAVVLMITVLVMFLVCFTPSNIMLLVHYILLLGGADNHLYRFYITTLCLASLNSCIDPFVYYFISKNFRDHVKNTFLCRSERTVKRMKVSFRAPKNSQEQHTMLNSDNTQSTEC, from the exons GTCAAGGTCCAGGAGACGGTCATCCAC GTACACCTCCACCATTTCCACCAA GTCAAGGTCCAGGAGACGGTCATCCAC GTGAATATGAACTAG TTACAGTGCAATTAT TTACAGTGCTATTAC AAGAAGGCGCCCCTGGTTTAGAGAGCCTAGGTGGGGTGGATGGCAACTCCCGAGACAGTGAAGCACTGAGCAATGGTCCACCGCTACTAAATATTACAG TCAGATCCAAAGACAAAGAATTCCTGAGCAGTCATCTTACAACTATCTTCCTCCCAATCATCTACATCATTGTGTTTGCTGTGGGGCTGCCCACCAACGCCATGGCAATATGGGTATTCCTCTTCAGGACCAAGAAAAAGCGCCCGTCGTCAATCTACATGGCAAACCTGGCTCTGGCTGATTTGCTCTTTGTCATTTGGGTCCCCCTGAAGATATCATACCACTTCAACGGGAACAACTGGATCTACGGAGAAGGGCTGTGCAAAGTGCTGGTGGCGTTTTTCTACAGCAACATGTACTGCTCCATCGCCTTTATCACCTGCATAAGTGTCCAGCGTTATTGGGCGGTGGTCCACCCACTGTCCGAGCAGCAGAGGGACAACCGTATACCCGTTGCCGTCTCCGTCACAGTCTGGGTGGTGGTCTGGCTTATCACCATCCCTCTCTACCTGTATGACCAACAGGTCAGAATAACAAACTTCAATCCAAAAATCCTTACCTGCCATGATGTCACCAGGGAAAGTCAGGTGAAAATAGCAGCTGGCTACTTCCTGACAATGGGAACTCTGGGATTTGTTGTTCCCACTATTGTGTGTATCATATCCTACATCCTCATGCTCAAAGCTCTCAGGAACAGCATGACAGATGCTGCCATCACCAAGAAGCGACGGAAGGCTGTGGTCTTGATGATCACGGTGTTGGTTATGTTTTTAGTGTGCTTTACCCCCAGTAACATCATGCTGCTGGTACACTATATCCTCTTGTTGGGCGGGGCTGACAACCACCTGTACAGATTTTATATCACCACCCTGTGTCTGGCTAGTCTCAACAGCTGCATCGACCCTTTTGTTTACTACTTTATCTCCAAGAATTTCAGGGATCATGTGAAGAACACGTTCCTCTGCAGGAGCGAGAGAACAGTGAAGAGGATGAAGGTTTCCTTCAGGGCTCCGAAAAACTCACAAGAGCAACACACTATGCTTAACTCAGATAACACACAGAGTACTGAATGCTAG
- the LOC121885146 gene encoding proteinase-activated receptor 2-like isoform X1, with translation MTLKTRWSHLFLLLCCVQTCLCQSGEYEEGEYELGEYELGEYEEGQGPGDGHPRTPPPFPPSQGPGDGHPREYELVTVQLFTVLLQEGAPGLESLGGVDGNSRDSEALSNGPPLLNITVRSKDKEFLSSHLTTIFLPIIYIIVFAVGLPTNAMAIWVFLFRTKKKRPSSIYMANLALADLLFVIWVPLKISYHFNGNNWIYGEGLCKVLVAFFYSNMYCSIAFITCISVQRYWAVVHPLSEQQRDNRIPVAVSVTVWVVVWLITIPLYLYDQQVRITNFNPKILTCHDVTRESQVKIAAGYFLTMGTLGFVVPTIVCIISYILMLKALRNSMTDAAITKKRRKAVVLMITVLVMFLVCFTPSNIMLLVHYILLLGGADNHLYRFYITTLCLASLNSCIDPFVYYFISKNFRDHVKNTFLCRSERTVKRMKVSFRAPKNSQEQHTMLNSDNTQSTEC, from the exons gtGAATATGAACTAG GTGAATATGAAGAGG GTCAAGGTCCAGGAGACGGTCATCCAC GTACACCTCCACCATTTCCACCAA GTCAAGGTCCAGGAGACGGTCATCCAC GTGAATATGAACTAG TTACAGTGCAATTAT TTACAGTGCTATTAC AAGAAGGCGCCCCTGGTTTAGAGAGCCTAGGTGGGGTGGATGGCAACTCCCGAGACAGTGAAGCACTGAGCAATGGTCCACCGCTACTAAATATTACAG TCAGATCCAAAGACAAAGAATTCCTGAGCAGTCATCTTACAACTATCTTCCTCCCAATCATCTACATCATTGTGTTTGCTGTGGGGCTGCCCACCAACGCCATGGCAATATGGGTATTCCTCTTCAGGACCAAGAAAAAGCGCCCGTCGTCAATCTACATGGCAAACCTGGCTCTGGCTGATTTGCTCTTTGTCATTTGGGTCCCCCTGAAGATATCATACCACTTCAACGGGAACAACTGGATCTACGGAGAAGGGCTGTGCAAAGTGCTGGTGGCGTTTTTCTACAGCAACATGTACTGCTCCATCGCCTTTATCACCTGCATAAGTGTCCAGCGTTATTGGGCGGTGGTCCACCCACTGTCCGAGCAGCAGAGGGACAACCGTATACCCGTTGCCGTCTCCGTCACAGTCTGGGTGGTGGTCTGGCTTATCACCATCCCTCTCTACCTGTATGACCAACAGGTCAGAATAACAAACTTCAATCCAAAAATCCTTACCTGCCATGATGTCACCAGGGAAAGTCAGGTGAAAATAGCAGCTGGCTACTTCCTGACAATGGGAACTCTGGGATTTGTTGTTCCCACTATTGTGTGTATCATATCCTACATCCTCATGCTCAAAGCTCTCAGGAACAGCATGACAGATGCTGCCATCACCAAGAAGCGACGGAAGGCTGTGGTCTTGATGATCACGGTGTTGGTTATGTTTTTAGTGTGCTTTACCCCCAGTAACATCATGCTGCTGGTACACTATATCCTCTTGTTGGGCGGGGCTGACAACCACCTGTACAGATTTTATATCACCACCCTGTGTCTGGCTAGTCTCAACAGCTGCATCGACCCTTTTGTTTACTACTTTATCTCCAAGAATTTCAGGGATCATGTGAAGAACACGTTCCTCTGCAGGAGCGAGAGAACAGTGAAGAGGATGAAGGTTTCCTTCAGGGCTCCGAAAAACTCACAAGAGCAACACACTATGCTTAACTCAGATAACACACAGAGTACTGAATGCTAG